From a region of the Ruminococcaceae bacterium KH2T8 genome:
- a CDS encoding N-acetylmuramoyl-L-alanine amidase: MADLDNDLIQRFKEVLQSLPADKRQEMYSRLKSMNEDERNAAMRAIVQKAGAVHTKPQPRPSRATEEASKPQPRKTLKKKYRNMLIAALAFLCVAVIGVEVYRNMDKIRGTVPEDTTVATSETEAAETTPEETTEAEPTPTPTVTPTPAPTNVPLAADAPDLTGMVIVIDPGHQAETSEETEACATWLSVEKPRCTAGGVGVTTGIQEYDLTLQYALIMRDYLQQCGAEVILTRETSDVDLSNQERAQIAVDNNADIFIRIHADSANDSMQSGVRVYVPDSGSYTSQNVAWGDTLGTAVAEAEGLEFNETRQTYLYTGLNYANSIPSFQFSVGFLSNSDDEAIIISEDNMVAVAGATAAFCVDFKN; this comes from the coding sequence ATGGCAGATCTCGATAACGACCTGATACAGCGCTTTAAGGAGGTATTACAGTCACTTCCTGCTGATAAGCGCCAGGAAATGTATAGCAGGCTGAAGTCCATGAACGAGGACGAGAGAAATGCCGCTATGAGAGCTATCGTCCAAAAGGCGGGAGCTGTTCATACGAAGCCTCAGCCCCGGCCTTCGAGAGCGACGGAAGAAGCTTCTAAGCCTCAACCCCGAAAGACACTTAAGAAGAAATACAGAAATATGCTCATCGCAGCATTGGCATTTCTTTGTGTTGCCGTTATCGGCGTAGAAGTATACAGGAATATGGATAAGATCAGGGGAACAGTCCCTGAAGATACTACTGTCGCAACATCTGAGACGGAAGCAGCTGAGACTACTCCCGAAGAGACAACAGAAGCAGAACCTACTCCCACTCCGACAGTAACTCCGACACCTGCACCTACGAATGTTCCGCTGGCCGCAGATGCTCCTGATCTTACGGGAATGGTCATAGTTATAGATCCCGGACACCAGGCAGAGACATCCGAGGAGACAGAAGCATGTGCCACATGGCTCTCAGTCGAGAAACCCCGCTGTACTGCTGGTGGAGTCGGTGTAACTACAGGTATACAGGAATACGACCTTACTCTTCAGTATGCGCTCATAATGCGTGATTATCTGCAGCAGTGCGGTGCAGAGGTCATACTTACCAGAGAGACAAGTGATGTTGATCTTTCTAATCAGGAAAGAGCTCAGATAGCAGTCGATAATAATGCAGATATCTTTATAAGGATACATGCAGATTCTGCTAATGACAGCATGCAGTCAGGTGTTAGGGTCTATGTTCCCGATTCAGGCAGCTATACGTCTCAAAATGTCGCATGGGGCGATACATTAGGTACGGCTGTTGCAGAGGCCGAAGGACTCGAGTTCAATGAGACACGTCAGACATATCTTTATACGGGTCTTAACTACGCAAATTCGATCCCTTCGTTCCAGTTCAGTGTAGGCTTCTTGTCCAATAGCGACGATGAGGCGATAATCATTAGTGAAGACAATATGGTCGCAGTCGCAGGTGCTACTGCAGCCTTTTGTGTAGATTTCAAAAACTGA
- a CDS encoding Cd2+/Zn2+-exporting ATPase: MKYKLTKKQKKMLKRIIAAAALCAVAYLVTYIFKLEGIFKLLVFLVPYIIIGYDVLKKAGLNIIHGRVFDEMFLMAIATLGAIATGEYPEATAVMLFYQIGELFQSIAVGRSRKSIANLMDIRPDSAVVIRDGQEIEVSHDEVEIGETIVIKPGEKIALDGEVIEGTTTINTAALTGESMPVDSAVGDKVISGSVNLTGVIKVKTTSKFSESTVSKILELVENSSEKKAKVEGFITRFARWYTPCVVIGALLLAVIPPMFIDIGNGAEWVKWIKRALVFLVVSCPCALVVSVPLSFFGGIGGASKEGILIKGANYLEALSKAQIIVFDKTGTLTKGKFIVDDVHPSKVSVDELLDIAAAAESYSSHPVAESIINAHKGHIDKARLGQIEEIAGKGVKAEVDGNIYYVGNGSLMESIGADWHECHMTGTIIHISRESEYLGHIVINDEIKPDSKAALSELKTLGISRTIMLTGDKKAVADHVASEVGVDEVHAELLPAQKVEHVESILAEGKTTAFVGDGINDAPVLVRSDIGIAMGALGSDAAIESADVVLMDDKPSKIATAVKISRKTMRIVWENIIFALGVKGIILILGALGIANMWLAVFGDVGVLIIAILNAMRCMVRLNKEN, from the coding sequence ATGAAGTACAAACTTACCAAGAAGCAAAAGAAGATGCTAAAGAGGATAATCGCAGCTGCCGCTTTGTGTGCTGTTGCCTATCTCGTGACATATATCTTCAAACTGGAGGGCATCTTTAAGCTTCTGGTATTTCTCGTTCCTTATATCATCATCGGATACGATGTACTTAAGAAGGCAGGTCTTAACATCATCCATGGCCGAGTATTCGACGAGATGTTCCTTATGGCAATAGCTACACTCGGCGCTATCGCAACAGGCGAGTATCCCGAGGCTACTGCGGTAATGCTCTTTTATCAGATCGGAGAATTGTTCCAGAGTATTGCAGTCGGCAGGAGCAGAAAGTCCATCGCAAATCTCATGGATATCAGACCTGACAGCGCGGTAGTCATCCGTGACGGTCAGGAGATCGAAGTGTCTCACGACGAGGTCGAGATAGGTGAGACTATCGTCATAAAGCCCGGTGAGAAGATCGCCCTTGACGGTGAAGTTATCGAAGGAACTACGACCATAAATACGGCAGCATTAACAGGTGAGAGTATGCCCGTAGACTCCGCTGTCGGAGATAAGGTAATAAGCGGAAGCGTTAATCTTACAGGTGTTATCAAGGTAAAGACTACTTCGAAGTTCTCCGAGAGTACGGTATCCAAGATCCTTGAGCTTGTAGAGAATTCGTCGGAGAAGAAGGCGAAGGTCGAAGGCTTTATTACCAGATTTGCAAGATGGTATACACCTTGTGTAGTTATCGGCGCTCTGCTTCTGGCAGTTATCCCGCCGATGTTCATCGATATTGGAAATGGTGCCGAATGGGTCAAGTGGATCAAGAGAGCACTCGTATTCCTTGTCGTATCCTGTCCCTGCGCGCTTGTAGTATCAGTACCGCTTTCGTTCTTCGGCGGTATAGGCGGAGCATCTAAGGAAGGTATCCTCATCAAGGGTGCCAACTACCTGGAGGCACTTTCGAAAGCTCAGATCATCGTATTCGATAAGACGGGAACTCTTACTAAGGGTAAGTTCATAGTTGACGATGTTCACCCTTCCAAGGTATCTGTAGATGAGCTCCTTGATATCGCTGCTGCAGCCGAGAGTTATTCGAGCCACCCTGTCGCTGAGTCGATCATCAATGCCCACAAGGGTCATATAGACAAGGCGAGACTCGGACAGATCGAGGAGATCGCAGGAAAGGGTGTAAAGGCAGAAGTAGACGGTAATATCTACTATGTAGGTAACGGTTCCCTGATGGAGAGTATCGGAGCTGATTGGCATGAGTGCCATATGACCGGAACGATCATCCACATCTCGCGCGAAAGCGAGTACCTCGGTCATATAGTAATCAACGATGAGATAAAGCCTGATTCCAAGGCAGCACTTTCCGAGCTTAAGACCCTCGGTATATCGAGGACCATAATGCTCACGGGTGACAAGAAGGCCGTAGCCGACCATGTAGCATCCGAAGTTGGCGTAGATGAAGTTCATGCCGAGCTTCTCCCGGCGCAGAAGGTTGAACATGTCGAAAGTATCCTCGCAGAAGGTAAGACTACCGCTTTCGTCGGTGACGGCATTAACGATGCTCCCGTACTCGTAAGATCCGACATCGGTATCGCGATGGGAGCCCTGGGAAGTGATGCCGCTATCGAATCCGCAGATGTTGTACTTATGGACGATAAGCCTTCCAAGATCGCTACAGCCGTAAAGATCTCAAGGAAGACCATGAGGATCGTCTGGGAGAACATAATCTTTGCATTAGGTGTAAAGGGGATCATCCTTATCCTCGGTGCGCTCGGTATAGCCAATATGTGGCTTGCGGTCTTCGGAGACGTCGGAGTTCTTATCATCGCCATCCTTAATGCCATGAGATGTATGGTGAGGCTCAATAAAGAAAATTGA
- a CDS encoding Heavy-metal-associated domain-containing protein, with protein sequence MKKTFELEDLDCAHCAQKMQEAIAKLDGVNDVSVNFLAQKMTLDADDSRFDAVLKEAIATIKKVEPDCTVII encoded by the coding sequence ATGAAAAAGACATTTGAACTTGAAGATCTTGATTGCGCTCATTGCGCACAGAAGATGCAGGAGGCTATCGCTAAGCTTGACGGAGTTAATGACGTATCGGTCAACTTCCTCGCTCAGAAGATGACACTTGATGCTGACGATTCCAGATTCGATGCTGTCCTTAAGGAAGCTATCGCAACGATCAAGAAGGTTGAACCTGACTGCACAGTTATTATTTAA
- a CDS encoding transcriptional regulator, ArsR family: MACKHEHDHKELLDKVRFELPTDELLCDLADLYKIFGDTTRIKIMYSLFEEEMCVCAIAELLGMTQSAISHQLKILKDANLVANRREGKTIYYHLSDDHVRSIIAQGFEHLIEEDHDHDN, encoded by the coding sequence ATGGCCTGTAAACACGAACACGATCATAAGGAACTGCTCGACAAGGTAAGATTCGAGCTTCCCACAGACGAACTGCTCTGCGACCTCGCGGATCTTTATAAGATCTTCGGTGATACAACCAGGATCAAGATCATGTATTCACTCTTTGAAGAAGAGATGTGCGTATGCGCTATCGCTGAGCTTCTCGGAATGACACAGTCAGCGATCTCTCATCAGCTCAAGATCCTTAAGGACGCGAATCTCGTTGCTAACAGAAGAGAAGGTAAGACCATCTATTATCATCTCTCGGACGATCACGTAAGGAGCATCATCGCACAGGGATTCGAGCACCTGATCGAAGAGGACCATGACCACGATAATTAA
- a CDS encoding Uncharacterized conserved protein YkaA, UPF0111/DUF47 family, with the protein MKDADRQMIFSSIIRLSEILQKECETMCEIVEFTDDYINIAKRVGALEEEADDILHEIELYFGENMLVQESEARALYRVLESVENCTDEVEDFVASLVRYNVTSLKDNIVASVTNCERAARKLNELVYKLRDKDKLKSPFKDIIELDHFKIEAKKMYDKNMNKLFSSETDPIEVIRWEKVYKAVYDVFDAYEEVSVTCAKYNLSWGS; encoded by the coding sequence ATGAAAGATGCGGACAGACAGATGATCTTTTCTTCCATTATCAGGCTTTCGGAGATACTCCAGAAAGAATGTGAGACTATGTGCGAGATCGTCGAATTTACTGACGATTATATCAACATCGCAAAGCGTGTCGGTGCTCTGGAAGAAGAGGCTGATGATATCCTCCATGAGATAGAATTGTATTTCGGTGAGAATATGCTCGTACAGGAATCTGAGGCAAGGGCTCTGTACAGAGTCCTGGAGTCGGTCGAGAACTGTACCGATGAGGTCGAGGACTTTGTTGCATCACTCGTAAGATATAATGTTACTTCTTTAAAGGATAATATAGTTGCAAGTGTTACCAACTGCGAGAGAGCTGCCAGAAAGCTCAATGAGCTCGTATATAAGCTCAGGGATAAGGACAAGCTCAAGTCTCCGTTTAAGGATATCATCGAGCTCGATCACTTTAAGATCGAAGCTAAGAAGATGTACGATAAGAATATGAATAAGCTCTTTTCATCTGAGACGGATCCTATCGAGGTCATCAGGTGGGAGAAGGTATATAAGGCGGTATACGATGTCTTTGATGCGTACGAAGAAGTATCCGTCACATGTGCTAAGTATAATCTTTCATGGGGAAGCTGA
- a CDS encoding FtsZ-interacting cell division protein YlmF, translating into MGKFSDFVKKLYDVEEVYDENEGYYDENEYSNEEYYSDDFSGSESSYTAYEDVPYQAEQPVAVATPVAAPQASATVIMLTPYDIRTSQIVCDHIREGHIVICNLTPNANNQRVVDYISGAVFALDGKIEPTPVKTTFVCTPKHVDLIVDSAASEESGTKVSAL; encoded by the coding sequence ATGGGCAAGTTTTCTGATTTCGTTAAGAAGCTTTATGACGTAGAGGAAGTATACGACGAGAACGAGGGTTACTACGATGAGAACGAGTACTCCAACGAAGAGTACTACAGCGATGATTTCTCAGGTTCCGAGTCTTCCTACACAGCTTACGAGGATGTTCCTTATCAGGCTGAGCAGCCTGTAGCAGTTGCTACACCCGTTGCTGCACCTCAGGCTTCTGCAACAGTAATTATGCTTACTCCTTACGATATTAGAACAAGCCAGATCGTTTGCGACCACATTCGTGAGGGTCACATCGTTATCTGCAACCTTACACCTAATGCTAACAACCAGCGTGTAGTTGACTACATCTCCGGTGCTGTTTTCGCACTTGACGGTAAGATCGAGCCTACACCTGTTAAGACAACATTCGTTTGCACACCTAAGCACGTTGACCTTATCGTTGATTCCGCTGCAAGCGAAGAGTCCGGCACAAAGGTTTCTGCTCTCTAA
- a CDS encoding Cystathionine beta-lyase family protein involved in aluminum resistance: protein MSLSSYTLYGVSEKTASMAQAADEAVLPVYRKIDEIREYNQLRILDVFRKHRFSEVHFGSTTGYGYDDIGREKLEAMFAEIFGAEAAYVRMQISSGTQAISSMLYGILRPGDKMLSVTGRPYDTLASTIGLTEETYDGSLSNYGIGYDEVELLPDGTPDLEAIKAHITDDTKLVFIQKSRGYTARRALLGSDIKAIVDCVKAVRNDIIVAVDNCYGEFTEKQEPCALGADICAGSLIKNPGGGICTTGAYIAGKADLVEKVAKRITAPGLGSHVGPTLGFNRTIAQGIFMAPHVVSECLKGAVFASKMFELAGLKTSPSSEDPRGDIVQTITFEDPDKLVDFCGRIQQCSPVDSFVSPEPWDMPGYEDQVVMAAGTFVQGATTELSCDGPLKAPYIAYMQGGLVREQARLAVMLALS, encoded by the coding sequence ATGTCTTTATCATCATATACTCTTTACGGTGTAAGCGAAAAGACAGCTTCGATGGCTCAGGCAGCCGACGAGGCTGTTCTTCCTGTATACAGGAAAATAGACGAGATAAGAGAATATAACCAGCTTCGTATCCTGGATGTATTCAGAAAGCACAGGTTCTCCGAGGTCCACTTCGGAAGTACGACTGGTTACGGTTACGATGATATCGGAAGAGAAAAGCTCGAAGCGATGTTTGCTGAGATCTTCGGTGCCGAGGCTGCATATGTAAGGATGCAGATCAGTTCAGGTACTCAGGCGATATCTTCGATGCTCTACGGCATCCTTCGTCCGGGAGACAAGATGCTCTCCGTAACGGGCAGACCTTACGATACTTTAGCATCGACTATAGGTCTTACGGAGGAGACATATGACGGATCTCTTTCAAATTACGGGATCGGTTATGACGAGGTCGAGCTCCTGCCTGACGGTACGCCTGACCTTGAGGCTATCAAGGCTCACATTACAGATGACACAAAACTCGTCTTTATCCAGAAGTCCAGAGGATATACAGCCAGAAGGGCGCTTTTGGGATCCGATATCAAGGCTATCGTTGACTGCGTAAAGGCTGTAAGAAATGACATTATCGTAGCCGTGGATAACTGCTACGGTGAGTTTACGGAAAAGCAGGAGCCCTGTGCTCTCGGCGCCGATATCTGTGCGGGTTCTCTTATCAAGAATCCGGGCGGCGGGATCTGTACTACAGGTGCCTATATCGCAGGCAAGGCGGATCTCGTTGAGAAAGTAGCAAAGAGGATCACTGCTCCGGGACTCGGAAGTCACGTCGGTCCGACTCTCGGATTTAACAGGACTATAGCTCAGGGTATCTTTATGGCACCTCATGTCGTATCCGAGTGCCTTAAGGGTGCAGTGTTCGCATCAAAGATGTTCGAGCTTGCAGGTCTTAAGACATCTCCTTCGAGCGAAGATCCCAGAGGAGATATCGTTCAGACGATCACATTTGAAGATCCCGATAAGCTTGTCGATTTCTGCGGAAGGATCCAGCAGTGTTCTCCCGTTGATTCATTCGTATCACCCGAGCCTTGGGATATGCCCGGTTACGAGGACCAGGTAGTAATGGCTGCAGGTACGTTTGTGCAGGGAGCTACGACAGAGCTTTCGTGTGACGGTCCTTTGAAGGCTCCTTATATCGCATATATGCAGGGCGGCCTCGTTCGTGAGCAGGCAAGACTTGCCGTAATGCTCGCGTTGTCGTAA
- a CDS encoding Uncharacterized conserved protein, contains tandem ACT domains produces MSVKQINVFLENESGRLAEVTAALKKNKIDIRALYIADTTEYGMLRMLVDHPDEAQIILQSLGFTVSQTSVIAVAIPDTPGTLDKVLEILSSNDISLEYLYAFVGRASADAVVVIRVDDNKKALDEFEKAGVKVLDDKEVYGI; encoded by the coding sequence ATGTCAGTGAAGCAGATCAATGTATTCCTCGAGAATGAGTCCGGAAGACTCGCTGAAGTAACTGCAGCACTTAAGAAGAATAAGATCGATATCAGAGCTTTGTATATTGCTGATACGACAGAGTACGGAATGCTCAGGATGCTCGTCGATCATCCCGATGAGGCACAGATTATACTTCAAAGTCTCGGATTCACGGTCAGTCAGACATCCGTTATAGCCGTTGCGATCCCCGATACCCCCGGTACGCTTGATAAGGTCCTCGAGATCCTGTCTTCGAATGACATCTCTCTCGAGTATCTGTACGCGTTCGTAGGCAGAGCATCTGCCGATGCGGTAGTTGTTATCAGAGTTGACGATAATAAGAAGGCTCTCGATGAGTTCGAGAAGGCCGGAGTGAAGGTATTGGATGACAAGGAGGTATACGGTATCTGA
- a CDS encoding iron (metal) dependent repressor, DtxR family, with product MILQESGEMYLETILILSESGNPVRSLDVANYMGYSKPSVSRAVGILKRNNYINVDANGHLSLTDKGKTLADKIYERHVIISKVLESIGVSPETASEDACRIEHVISDESFEALKKSISKNKKKK from the coding sequence ATGATATTGCAAGAATCAGGTGAGATGTACCTTGAAACAATCCTTATTTTATCTGAATCAGGTAACCCTGTAAGGTCGTTGGACGTAGCAAATTATATGGGTTACTCCAAGCCCAGTGTCAGCCGTGCCGTAGGAATCCTAAAAAGAAATAATTACATCAATGTTGATGCCAACGGACACTTGTCCCTGACCGATAAGGGCAAGACTCTCGCAGATAAGATCTACGAAAGACACGTCATCATAAGCAAAGTTCTGGAAAGCATCGGGGTCTCCCCTGAAACGGCTTCCGAAGATGCCTGCAGGATCGAACATGTGATAAGCGACGAGTCATTCGAAGCACTGAAGAAATCGATCAGCAAGAACAAGAAGAAAAAGTGA
- a CDS encoding 4Fe-4S binding domain-containing protein: protein MDRKKRRFGIQAAATLIQNANLKGFFTGKIYEGASKSVCVPGLNCYSCPGAVGSCPIGSLQSFLSGIKFKFPYYVLGLLIFFGAVAGRAICGFLCPFGFLQDLIYKIPFYKKNRFKIDRILRCLKYLVLLLLVIILPMTFNLTPFFCKYVCPEGTIAGLMLAAADPAVRTALGPLFNWKFILLMAFIVTGLVVRRPFCKYVCPLGAVYGFFNKIAIYRMTHDKAKCVSCGACAKVCQMNVDPSMSPNSMECIRCGECIDSCPVDALHLGVKQVKD, encoded by the coding sequence TTGGATAGAAAGAAGAGAAGATTCGGTATACAGGCAGCAGCGACCCTTATCCAGAATGCAAATCTTAAAGGCTTCTTCACCGGAAAGATATACGAAGGAGCCTCCAAATCGGTGTGCGTCCCGGGACTTAACTGTTATTCGTGTCCCGGCGCCGTCGGTTCCTGCCCCATCGGATCCCTGCAGAGCTTTCTAAGCGGTATAAAGTTCAAGTTCCCGTACTATGTCTTGGGGCTTCTCATATTCTTCGGAGCAGTCGCGGGAAGAGCTATATGCGGTTTTTTGTGTCCTTTCGGCTTCCTGCAGGATCTTATATACAAGATCCCGTTTTATAAGAAGAACAGGTTTAAGATCGACCGTATCTTAAGATGCCTCAAGTATCTGGTATTACTGCTCCTTGTTATCATACTGCCGATGACATTTAACCTTACGCCGTTCTTTTGTAAATATGTGTGCCCCGAAGGAACGATAGCAGGTCTTATGCTCGCAGCTGCCGATCCTGCCGTAAGGACGGCTCTGGGACCGCTCTTTAACTGGAAGTTCATACTTCTCATGGCGTTTATTGTTACGGGCCTTGTCGTAAGAAGGCCGTTCTGCAAATATGTATGTCCTCTCGGAGCCGTATACGGATTCTTTAATAAGATCGCGATATACAGGATGACGCACGATAAGGCGAAGTGCGTAAGCTGCGGAGCTTGTGCTAAGGTGTGTCAGATGAATGTAGATCCTTCAATGTCTCCTAACAGCATGGAGTGTATCCGCTGCGGTGAATGTATTGACAGTTGTCCCGTCGATGCCCTGCATCTTGGAGTAAAGCAGGTCAAAGATTAA
- a CDS encoding Thiol-disulfide isomerase or thioredoxin encodes MKKIVSTVLCLSMVLAFASCSDASDKKRSSRDGDILTEAEDEKRDRDESEDDEVEETTATSQETTAATATSSAAVGGRVTFSTVDRDGNTFDDSVFADHQLTLINFWEPWCGPCVEEIPDLQTIYENYSDQGLLVIGVYSEEYMEEDVDAVLSDGGVTYPILRYTSEFDQYQSGYVPTTILVDSNGNIIDTGESYEGLDSTLIVGSRSYTEWEAIVNQYLGA; translated from the coding sequence ATGAAAAAAATTGTATCAACAGTGCTTTGTCTTTCAATGGTATTAGCTTTCGCATCCTGTAGTGACGCTTCCGATAAGAAGAGATCATCCCGTGACGGAGACATTCTCACTGAAGCAGAGGACGAAAAGCGAGATCGAGACGAAAGTGAAGATGACGAGGTCGAAGAGACGACTGCAACTTCTCAGGAAACGACTGCAGCTACGGCAACATCTTCAGCAGCAGTCGGTGGCAGAGTTACATTCTCGACTGTTGACCGAGACGGTAATACTTTCGACGATTCTGTATTCGCAGATCATCAGCTGACACTTATCAATTTCTGGGAGCCCTGGTGCGGTCCCTGTGTTGAGGAGATCCCCGACCTTCAGACGATCTATGAGAACTATTCGGATCAGGGCCTTCTCGTTATCGGCGTATATTCGGAGGAGTATATGGAAGAGGATGTTGATGCTGTCCTTTCTGACGGCGGCGTAACATACCCGATCCTTAGATATACATCCGAGTTCGACCAGTATCAGTCCGGATATGTTCCTACAACGATCCTTGTAGACAGTAACGGTAATATTATCGATACGGGTGAATCCTACGAAGGATTAGACAGCACTCTTATCGTAGGTTCACGTTCCTACACCGAGTGGGAAGCTATCGTGAATCAGTATCTTGGAGCCTGA
- a CDS encoding diguanylate cyclase (GGDEF) domain-containing protein — MGKVRDILFKDVSGENESNRVSYIVRINSILMCIYFFIFLVVFSCYGRFPTVGTCALCFGAYAFSIYQTYKGHNNRALIIYAVVTIFWMARFVVQWGWECSIQHFVFVLLLLVYVGTYASERRKLILSLGVLCVRSALYAWHVLYEPLEPISYGISLLFQIINILAIFSSMVVILSIFTRDKMATEAKLSQYNKKLKNMSEHDPLTKLPNRRSVVPETIANIMSGNCDNGVCVAIGDIDFFKTVNDTYGHEAGDEVLKQLASLCDEFMKPYGIAARWGGEEFLFVFNNMNIDEAGFAANNLLSKVRKMTVKWNDTEIKVTMTIGVADVNIFVKGDVTENTIDDCINEAVSAADKKLYMGKTGGRNTVVV; from the coding sequence ATGGGAAAGGTACGAGACATACTATTTAAAGACGTCAGCGGTGAGAACGAATCGAACCGTGTATCATACATCGTCAGGATCAATTCTATCCTGATGTGTATATACTTCTTTATATTTTTGGTCGTATTCAGCTGCTACGGCAGATTTCCGACGGTCGGAACCTGCGCCCTGTGCTTTGGCGCTTATGCATTTTCGATCTATCAGACTTATAAGGGTCATAATAATCGGGCACTCATTATCTATGCGGTCGTAACGATATTCTGGATGGCACGTTTTGTCGTTCAGTGGGGATGGGAGTGCAGTATACAGCACTTTGTCTTTGTATTGCTCCTTCTTGTCTATGTCGGCACGTATGCCTCTGAGAGAAGAAAGCTCATCTTGAGCCTTGGTGTTCTGTGCGTCAGGTCGGCGCTCTATGCATGGCATGTTCTCTATGAGCCTTTGGAGCCGATCTCTTATGGTATTTCACTTCTTTTCCAGATCATTAATATCCTGGCTATCTTCAGCTCGATGGTCGTTATCCTTTCGATATTTACGAGAGATAAGATGGCGACGGAGGCGAAGCTTTCGCAGTATAACAAAAAGCTCAAGAATATGTCCGAGCACGATCCTCTTACCAAGCTCCCCAACAGAAGAAGCGTAGTCCCCGAGACGATCGCCAACATCATGAGCGGTAATTGCGATAACGGAGTTTGCGTTGCGATAGGTGATATCGATTTCTTTAAGACGGTAAATGATACATACGGACATGAGGCGGGAGATGAAGTCTTAAAGCAGCTCGCATCTCTTTGCGATGAGTTCATGAAGCCCTACGGCATCGCGGCGCGATGGGGCGGTGAGGAATTCCTGTTCGTATTTAATAACATGAATATCGACGAAGCGGGATTTGCTGCCAACAATCTGCTTTCCAAAGTTCGAAAGATGACAGTCAAGTGGAACGATACGGAGATCAAGGTCACGATGACTATAGGTGTTGCCGACGTCAACATATTCGTTAAGGGTGATGTGACTGAAAACACTATCGACGACTGTATCAATGAGGCCGTATCTGCGGCTGATAAGAAACTCTATATGGGCAAGACCGGCGGCAGGAATACGGTAGTAGTCTGA
- a CDS encoding nanoRNase/pAp phosphatase, hydrolyzes c-di-AMP and oligoRNAs, giving the protein MCDSGKKRLVTRSDFDGLVCAMILKDKGIIDEIKFVHPKDVQDGKVDLSENDITTNLPFDPRAGLVFDHHESELIRNAREANKDKYIIDPHAKSAARVVYDYYGGKEGVQHVSEEIMTAVDKGDSADFTLEEILNPEGWVLMNFLMDARTGLGRFHDFRISNYALMMELIDYCMNHSIEDVLAIPDVQERVELYFDQQEKFKAQLSQITRVEGKVAVIDLREQETIFAGNRFMVYAMYPETQISVHVAWGFKKQNTAVMIGKSIINKASNANIGELCLKYGGGGHKNAGTCQIDNDKVDAALPDIIKALNDASV; this is encoded by the coding sequence ATGTGTGATTCAGGTAAAAAGAGACTTGTAACCAGAAGTGACTTTGACGGATTGGTATGTGCCATGATCCTTAAGGATAAAGGCATCATCGACGAGATCAAATTTGTTCATCCCAAGGATGTTCAGGACGGTAAAGTAGATCTGTCGGAAAATGATATCACAACGAACCTTCCGTTCGATCCGAGAGCAGGCCTCGTGTTCGATCACCATGAATCCGAGCTTATCCGTAATGCTCGAGAGGCTAATAAGGATAAGTATATTATCGATCCCCATGCTAAGAGTGCCGCACGAGTCGTATATGACTACTATGGCGGCAAAGAGGGAGTTCAGCATGTATCGGAAGAGATCATGACGGCAGTAGATAAGGGTGACTCCGCAGACTTTACTCTCGAAGAGATCCTTAATCCCGAAGGATGGGTACTTATGAACTTCCTGATGGATGCCAGGACCGGACTGGGAAGATTTCATGATTTCCGAATCTCCAACTATGCTCTTATGATGGAACTTATCGATTACTGCATGAACCATTCGATCGAGGACGTTCTTGCTATTCCTGACGTACAGGAAAGAGTTGAACTTTATTTCGATCAGCAGGAGAAGTTCAAGGCGCAGCTGTCACAGATTACCCGAGTTGAGGGCAAGGTTGCGGTTATCGATCTCAGAGAACAGGAGACGATCTTTGCAGGTAACCGCTTCATGGTATATGCGATGTATCCTGAGACACAGATATCCGTCCATGTTGCATGGGGATTCAAGAAGCAGAATACTGCAGTCATGATCGGAAAGTCTATCATCAACAAGGCGTCGAATGCGAATATCGGTGAGCTCTGTCTCAAGTACGGCGGCGGAGGTCACAAGAATGCCGGTACCTGTCAGATCGATAATGACAAGGTGGATGCGGCTCTTCCTGATATCATCAAGGCTCTTAACGACGCAAGTGTTTGA